In Frondihabitans sp. PAMC 28766, a genomic segment contains:
- a CDS encoding response regulator transcription factor → MLIDDDHDIRESLRLILDSVGDVAVVADVDCGERGVAVARQLRVDVAVVDLRMPDMDGVETTRLLRLLPEPPAVLVLTAFSTDDSVLDALAAGASGFLLKNFRPEELPAAVRDIAAGRGALAPSVAATVIREAVRPLAMPTPDRSGPDDLSDLTERERDLARAVGHGMSNARIATHLGISAASAKTYVSRLLEKLGLQNRTQLAIAAHRAGLLS, encoded by the coding sequence ATGCTGATCGACGATGACCACGACATCCGGGAGAGCCTGCGATTGATCCTCGACTCGGTCGGCGACGTGGCGGTCGTCGCCGATGTCGACTGCGGCGAGCGCGGCGTCGCGGTCGCTCGCCAGCTGCGAGTCGATGTCGCGGTCGTCGATCTCCGCATGCCCGACATGGACGGCGTCGAGACGACGCGCCTCCTGCGCCTGCTGCCCGAGCCTCCGGCCGTGCTCGTCCTGACGGCATTCAGCACCGACGACAGTGTCCTCGATGCGCTGGCGGCGGGAGCAAGCGGCTTCCTGTTGAAGAACTTCCGCCCGGAAGAGCTACCGGCTGCGGTGCGAGACATCGCGGCCGGTCGAGGTGCCCTCGCGCCGAGTGTCGCCGCGACCGTGATCCGCGAAGCGGTCCGCCCGCTGGCAATGCCGACGCCGGATCGTTCGGGCCCGGACGATCTCTCCGACCTGACCGAACGCGAGCGCGATCTGGCTCGCGCCGTCGGGCACGGCATGTCCAATGCCCGGATCGCCACCCATCTCGGCATCAGCGCTGCCTCGGCGAAGACCTACGTCTCGCGGCTGCTCGAGAAGCTCGGCCTGCAGAACCGCACCCAGCTGGCGATCGCCGCCCATCGCGCAGGCCTGCTCTCGTGA
- a CDS encoding sensor histidine kinase produces the protein MQASRPSLPLRLLLAPPPWAQRLHRALLLALPVLVTTYGIWYDALAAREAPDSLQVLVFVGAGATLWIGRRWPFVTVAAALACWSLTESCVFVIAAAYLLGRWQPRGSWLLLGLLATVHPLGLVPDPCAYRAGHTALPPETTPVFAVALPALVGAVILTTTRLAGLREDHVRSEALAAEERALARVTEDRLRLSEEMHDLLGQRVSRMVLHATAISATTGDERARELAGRIADTGASTVDDLQYIVGHLRATPAATALSHPSGRRAHESIAEARRDGTCVTTSGLDRVEALKGPLRDLCDAVVGEALHNAAKYACGAAVTVHAEVWSDRVFLRVENDECGAPASAAIVAGGHGLDLLCERARGLAGTVTHGFTPDGGYAVSLEVAR, from the coding sequence GTGCAGGCCTCTCGACCCTCCCTTCCGCTCCGCCTTCTTCTAGCCCCTCCCCCATGGGCGCAGCGTCTCCATCGAGCGCTCCTCCTCGCTCTTCCTGTTCTCGTCACGACTTACGGCATCTGGTACGACGCGCTGGCTGCGAGGGAGGCACCGGACTCGCTGCAGGTCCTGGTCTTCGTCGGTGCCGGCGCGACTCTCTGGATCGGTCGTCGGTGGCCGTTCGTCACCGTGGCGGCGGCACTCGCCTGCTGGTCGCTGACGGAGTCCTGCGTCTTCGTCATCGCCGCCGCCTACCTTCTGGGGCGGTGGCAGCCCCGCGGCTCCTGGCTCCTCCTCGGTCTCCTCGCGACCGTGCATCCTCTCGGGCTCGTGCCCGACCCGTGCGCCTATCGAGCGGGCCATACGGCTCTTCCTCCCGAGACCACCCCCGTGTTCGCCGTGGCCCTCCCCGCGCTCGTCGGCGCCGTCATCCTGACGACGACCCGGCTGGCCGGCCTCCGCGAGGATCACGTCCGGTCCGAGGCACTCGCCGCCGAGGAACGCGCCCTCGCGCGGGTCACAGAGGATCGCCTGCGGCTCAGCGAAGAGATGCACGATCTCCTCGGCCAGCGGGTCAGCCGGATGGTGCTGCATGCGACTGCTATCTCGGCGACGACCGGCGACGAGCGTGCGCGAGAGCTCGCGGGGCGGATCGCCGACACCGGAGCGAGCACCGTCGACGACCTGCAGTACATCGTCGGGCACCTTCGGGCGACACCTGCAGCCACGGCCCTCAGCCACCCCTCGGGCCGGCGAGCGCATGAGTCGATCGCGGAGGCACGACGAGACGGCACCTGCGTCACGACATCCGGGCTCGATCGGGTCGAAGCCCTGAAGGGGCCTCTCCGCGACCTGTGCGACGCCGTCGTCGGCGAAGCACTTCACAATGCGGCCAAGTACGCATGCGGCGCGGCCGTCACCGTGCACGCAGAGGTGTGGTCGGATCGCGTGTTCCTCCGCGTCGAGAACGACGAGTGCGGCGCCCCTGCCTCCGCGGCGATCGTCGCAGGCGGTCACGGGCTCGACCTTCTGTGCGAGCGCGCACGTGGGCTGGCCGGGACCGTCACGCACGGATTCACGCCCGACGGGGGCTACGCCGTCAGCCTCGAGGTGGCTCGATGA
- a CDS encoding fibronectin type III domain-containing protein: MISSRPQLLRRSIIAGVVAVAIGVPAICATSAALADAPVTGTLKMNDSSTWYAGGEFIVKNSSAEARDWSLTFRVPSGDFQNNSTWNMNTTIDGDLVTITPKEKLAAGGTTNIGFGINGQGTGELSIEGCDLDGHGVQGCSVGGGEEQGDTEPPSFMDDIRATATDPNTVHVSWSAASDNVGVTEYRVYDGHSQKPLAVVDGDTLESTVTGLTADSPYAFQVYAYDKAGNHSGSTIVEVITPAEPGEELDTEAPSLVSRIDAKATGPTTVELDWAAATDNVGVTEYRVWDGHEFVKTVDGSTLHAEIDGLAPETPYGFHVYAFDAAGNHGGSTIVGVVTLPAKDTAAPTVPTDLTAHTVDSDTIHVMWSHSADNIGVAGYKVYQDDRMVKDLKNGMRMTDIDGLEADTEYRFQVLAYDAAGNESAKTDVVTGKTEKAQDADSERPSDITCIEAVATSPTTVDVTWTPATDNVGVTKYVIHNGSGQTGLTVDGDTTSATLTGLKADTSYTISVYAYDAAGNHGISVMKGVHTPKQEETPGTGTPAPDDFTAKASSYKDGHRTMDRVEMTWTPDAATKRYEISLDGKRAQTLLVGADQQKSQKRYLLLGEHQAGTHTVAIRAQLSNGQWSDYSDSKTVHFTK, translated from the coding sequence GTGATCTCCTCCCGCCCCCAGCTCCTCCGCCGCAGCATCATCGCCGGCGTCGTCGCCGTCGCTATCGGCGTGCCCGCCATCTGCGCGACATCGGCGGCTCTCGCCGACGCTCCCGTGACCGGCACCCTCAAGATGAACGACTCGAGCACCTGGTACGCGGGTGGTGAGTTCATCGTGAAGAACTCGTCGGCCGAGGCTCGCGACTGGTCGCTGACGTTCCGCGTGCCGTCGGGTGACTTCCAGAACAACTCGACGTGGAACATGAACACGACGATCGACGGCGACCTCGTCACGATCACACCGAAGGAGAAACTCGCCGCGGGTGGCACCACGAACATCGGCTTCGGCATCAACGGCCAGGGCACGGGCGAGCTCAGCATCGAGGGCTGCGACCTCGACGGCCACGGCGTCCAGGGGTGCTCGGTCGGCGGAGGCGAGGAGCAGGGCGACACCGAGCCGCCGTCGTTCATGGACGACATCCGCGCCACGGCCACCGACCCGAACACGGTCCATGTCTCGTGGTCCGCGGCGTCCGACAACGTCGGCGTCACGGAGTACCGGGTCTACGACGGCCACAGCCAGAAACCGCTCGCCGTCGTCGACGGAGACACCCTGGAGTCGACCGTCACGGGTCTCACGGCCGATTCGCCTTACGCGTTCCAGGTCTACGCCTACGACAAGGCGGGCAACCACTCGGGCTCCACCATCGTCGAGGTCATCACCCCGGCCGAGCCGGGCGAGGAGCTCGACACCGAGGCGCCGAGCCTGGTGTCGAGGATCGACGCGAAGGCGACCGGCCCGACGACGGTCGAACTCGACTGGGCGGCCGCCACCGACAACGTGGGTGTCACCGAGTACCGCGTCTGGGACGGCCACGAGTTCGTCAAGACCGTCGACGGCTCGACCCTCCACGCCGAGATCGACGGCCTCGCTCCGGAGACCCCCTACGGCTTCCACGTCTACGCCTTCGATGCCGCCGGCAACCACGGCGGATCGACCATCGTCGGCGTGGTGACCCTGCCCGCGAAGGACACCGCAGCTCCTACCGTGCCGACCGACTTGACCGCCCACACCGTCGACTCCGACACGATCCACGTGATGTGGAGCCACTCGGCCGACAACATCGGGGTCGCCGGCTACAAGGTCTACCAGGACGACCGCATGGTCAAAGACCTGAAGAACGGCATGCGCATGACCGACATCGACGGTCTGGAAGCCGACACCGAGTACCGATTCCAGGTGCTGGCCTACGACGCCGCCGGCAACGAGTCGGCCAAGACCGACGTCGTGACGGGCAAGACCGAGAAGGCGCAGGATGCCGACTCCGAGCGACCGTCCGACATCACCTGCATCGAGGCGGTCGCCACCAGCCCGACGACCGTCGACGTCACCTGGACGCCGGCCACCGACAACGTCGGTGTGACCAAGTACGTGATCCACAACGGCAGCGGGCAGACCGGCCTCACCGTCGATGGCGACACGACCTCGGCGACCCTGACCGGGCTGAAGGCGGACACCTCGTACACGATCAGCGTCTACGCCTACGACGCGGCAGGCAATCACGGCATCTCCGTCATGAAGGGCGTGCACACGCCCAAGCAGGAGGAGACGCCGGGCACCGGCACCCCCGCGCCCGACGATTTCACCGCCAAGGCGTCGTCGTACAAGGACGGCCACCGCACCATGGACCGCGTCGAGATGACCTGGACGCCGGACGCCGCGACGAAGCGCTACGAGATCTCGCTCGACGGCAAGCGCGCGCAGACCCTGCTCGTGGGCGCCGACCAGCAGAAGTCACAGAAGCGCTACCTGCTGCTCGGCGAGCACCAGGCCGGCACGCACACCGTAGCCATCCGCGCGCAGCTGTCGAACGGCCAGTGGAGCGACTACTCCGACAGCAAAACCGTCCACTTCACCAAGTAA
- a CDS encoding lytic polysaccharide monooxygenase, whose protein sequence is MKITKKKTTLGGIALGLTALSLTAVAAPAFAHGASQTPMSRQLGCKLDGAGTWAGAKTYETCNEAAAISGEAPFSNWQGVVQGDTRLGEKDPQWQTVFPDGQLCSGGNDSYAGLDVAGKDWPTTTLKGGAETELTFHNTVNHNPYTFSYFVTKDGYDASKPLTWADLEETPFLVADSLESLGTNLDQGTKLPTVLPDKKGHHVIYTIWQGNIKADGAVQSNEAFVGCSDVDFE, encoded by the coding sequence ATGAAGATCACGAAGAAGAAGACCACCCTGGGCGGGATCGCCCTCGGCCTGACCGCCCTCAGCCTCACGGCGGTCGCGGCTCCGGCATTCGCCCACGGCGCGAGCCAGACCCCGATGAGCCGCCAGCTCGGCTGCAAGCTCGACGGGGCCGGCACTTGGGCGGGCGCGAAGACCTACGAGACCTGCAACGAGGCCGCCGCGATCTCGGGCGAGGCGCCGTTCTCCAACTGGCAGGGTGTCGTCCAGGGCGACACGCGCCTGGGTGAGAAAGACCCGCAGTGGCAGACCGTCTTCCCGGACGGGCAGTTGTGCTCCGGCGGCAACGACAGCTACGCCGGTCTCGACGTCGCCGGCAAGGATTGGCCGACCACGACCCTGAAGGGTGGTGCGGAGACCGAGCTGACCTTCCACAACACGGTCAACCACAACCCGTACACGTTCTCGTACTTCGTGACGAAAGACGGCTACGACGCGTCGAAGCCGCTGACCTGGGCCGACCTCGAAGAGACGCCCTTCCTCGTCGCCGACAGCCTCGAGTCGCTCGGCACGAACCTCGATCAGGGCACCAAACTGCCCACCGTCCTGCCCGACAAGAAGGGTCACCACGTGATCTACACGATCTGGCAAGGCAACATCAAGGCCGACGGCGCCGTCCAGTCGAACGAGGCCTTCGTGGGCTGTTCCGACGTGGACTTCGAGTAG